The proteins below come from a single Vibrio natriegens NBRC 15636 = ATCC 14048 = DSM 759 genomic window:
- the upp gene encoding uracil phosphoribosyltransferase — protein MKVVEVKHPLVKHKIGLMREGDISTKRFRELATEVGSLLTYEATADFETEKVTIEGWNGPVEVDQIKGKKVTVVPILRAGLGMMDGVLEHMPSARISVVGIYRDEETLEPVPYFNKLASNIDERIALVVDPMLATGGSMIATIDLLKEKGCNQIKVLVLVAAPEGIEALEKAHPDVELYTAAIDEKLNDKGYIVPGLGDAGDKIFGTK, from the coding sequence ATGAAAGTTGTTGAAGTAAAACACCCTCTAGTAAAACATAAAATTGGTCTAATGCGAGAAGGTGACATCAGCACAAAACGTTTTCGTGAGTTAGCGACCGAAGTCGGTAGCCTACTTACTTACGAAGCGACAGCAGACTTTGAGACAGAGAAAGTTACTATCGAAGGTTGGAACGGTCCGGTAGAAGTTGACCAGATTAAAGGTAAGAAAGTAACGGTTGTGCCAATCCTACGTGCTGGTCTAGGTATGATGGATGGTGTTCTTGAGCATATGCCAAGTGCACGTATCAGTGTGGTAGGTATCTACCGTGATGAAGAAACGCTTGAGCCAGTTCCATACTTTAACAAGCTTGCTTCTAACATTGATGAGCGTATCGCACTGGTTGTTGACCCAATGTTGGCAACTGGCGGTTCTATGATCGCGACGATCGACCTTCTGAAAGAGAAAGGTTGTAACCAAATTAAAGTTCTTGTTTTGGTAGCGGCACCGGAAGGTATCGAAGCGCTAGAAAAAGCACACCCTGATGTTGAGCTATACACAGCGGCAATCGACGAGAAACTAAACGACAAAGGTTACATCGTTCCTGGTCTAGGTGATGCGGGTGATAAGATTTTCGGTACTAAATAA
- the purM gene encoding phosphoribosylformylglycinamidine cyclo-ligase, whose product MSGNNSSLSYKDAGVDIDAGNALVDRIKGAVKRTRRPEVMGGIGGFGALCELPTKYKQPVLVSGTDGVGTKLRLALDMNKHDTIGIDLVAMCVNDLIVQGAEPLFFLDYYATGKLDVDTAADVVSGIADGCVQAGCALIGGETAEMPGMYEGEDYDVAGFCVGVVEKEEVIDGTKVAAGDALIAVGSSGPHSNGYSLVRKILEVSGADKNEMLEGRTIGEHLLEPTKIYIKSALKMIEKHDIHAISHITGGGFWENIPRVLPEGTKAVIDGNSWEWPVIFQWLQEKGNVETHEMYRTFNCGVGLIVALPKDQAEAAVALLQEEGENAWVIGEIAQAEANEEQVEIK is encoded by the coding sequence GTGAGTGGTAATAACTCTTCTCTTAGCTATAAAGACGCTGGTGTTGATATTGATGCAGGCAACGCGCTTGTAGATCGTATTAAAGGTGCGGTAAAACGTACTCGTCGCCCTGAAGTGATGGGTGGTATCGGTGGTTTTGGCGCTTTATGCGAATTGCCGACGAAATACAAACAACCTGTATTGGTTTCTGGTACTGACGGTGTAGGTACAAAACTTCGCCTCGCACTGGATATGAACAAGCACGACACTATCGGTATCGACTTAGTTGCGATGTGTGTAAACGATCTTATCGTGCAAGGCGCAGAGCCATTGTTCTTCCTAGATTACTACGCGACAGGCAAGCTAGATGTCGATACAGCGGCTGACGTTGTATCTGGTATTGCAGACGGCTGTGTGCAAGCAGGTTGTGCCCTAATCGGTGGCGAAACTGCTGAAATGCCAGGCATGTACGAAGGTGAAGACTACGACGTAGCTGGTTTCTGTGTAGGTGTGGTAGAAAAAGAAGAAGTCATCGACGGTACGAAAGTAGCGGCAGGTGATGCTCTTATCGCAGTAGGTTCAAGCGGCCCTCACTCAAACGGTTACTCTTTGGTTCGCAAGATCCTTGAAGTATCTGGCGCAGACAAAAACGAAATGCTAGAAGGTCGCACTATCGGCGAGCATCTTCTAGAACCAACTAAGATTTACATCAAATCAGCACTTAAAATGATTGAGAAGCACGACATTCATGCAATTTCTCACATCACAGGTGGTGGTTTCTGGGAAAATATCCCACGCGTTCTACCAGAAGGCACTAAAGCAGTGATCGACGGTAACAGCTGGGAATGGCCTGTGATTTTCCAATGGCTACAAGAGAAAGGTAACGTTGAAACACACGAAATGTACCGTACATTTAACTGTGGTGTTGGTCTAATCGTTGCTCTTCCTAAAGATCAAGCAGAAGCAGCGGTTGCACTTCTGCAAGAAGAAGGCGAAAACGCATGGGTGATTGGTGAAATCGCTCAAGCGGAAGCAAATGAAGAACAAGTTGAAATCAAATAA
- the purN gene encoding phosphoribosylglycinamide formyltransferase, whose protein sequence is MKNIVVLISGSGSNLQAILEACEANMPNAQVAAVFSNKADAYGLERAKQFNVEGHFVDPKAFESREAFDAELMKQIDQYQPDVIVLAGYMRILSSEFVQHYMGKMINIHPSLLPKYPGLHTHQRAIDAKDKEHGTSVHFVTEELDGGPVVLQAKVPVFEDDDAATLAARVQTQEHTIYPIVTKWLVEDRLKMQDGKAWLDGQELGAHGYAAAEEE, encoded by the coding sequence ATGAAAAATATAGTGGTCCTAATTTCTGGTAGTGGCAGTAACCTACAAGCGATATTGGAAGCGTGTGAAGCAAATATGCCTAACGCGCAAGTCGCTGCCGTTTTCTCAAATAAAGCGGACGCTTACGGATTGGAGCGCGCGAAACAATTTAATGTTGAAGGCCATTTTGTCGACCCAAAAGCATTTGAGTCTCGTGAAGCATTTGATGCAGAATTGATGAAGCAAATCGACCAGTATCAACCAGATGTCATCGTATTGGCTGGTTACATGCGCATTCTCAGCAGCGAATTTGTGCAACACTACATGGGTAAGATGATCAATATTCACCCTTCACTGTTGCCAAAATACCCTGGGCTGCATACTCACCAACGTGCGATTGACGCGAAAGATAAAGAGCACGGCACCAGTGTTCACTTCGTAACGGAAGAGCTTGACGGTGGTCCGGTTGTTCTGCAGGCAAAAGTACCTGTATTTGAAGATGATGATGCAGCTACCCTTGCAGCTCGAGTTCAAACTCAAGAGCACACTATCTATCCAATCGTCACCAAATGGCTGGTTGAAGACAGATTAAAGATGCAAGACGGCAAAGCGTGGTTAGATGGCCAAGAGCTTGGTGCTCACGGCTATGCAGCCGCTGAAGAAGAGTAA
- a CDS encoding class II glutamine amidotransferase codes for MCELLGMSANVPTDICFSFTGLMQRGGRTGPHRDGWGITFYEGKGFRTFKDPKPSCDSKIAELVQNYPIKSRAVVSHIRQANRGGVNLENTHPFTRELWGKYWTFAHNGQLSDYQDLHTGRHRPVGQTDSELAFCWLLKQMEDRYPEPPEDMASVFVYVAKCCDQLKDKGVFNMLLSDGEFVMTYCTNHLYWITRRAPFGKAALLDEDVEINFQEETTPNDVVSVIATQPLTGNEAWQRMKPGEYGLFHLGELVDGNAAALKDVAFAPKKVASQAPTEPLE; via the coding sequence ATGTGTGAATTGCTCGGCATGAGCGCCAACGTTCCAACGGATATTTGTTTCAGTTTTACTGGGCTGATGCAGCGTGGAGGCCGAACTGGCCCGCACCGTGATGGGTGGGGAATCACTTTCTATGAAGGTAAAGGATTTCGGACGTTTAAAGATCCGAAGCCAAGCTGCGATTCAAAAATTGCGGAACTGGTTCAGAACTACCCAATCAAAAGCCGCGCTGTAGTCAGTCATATTCGACAGGCTAATCGTGGCGGAGTCAACCTGGAAAATACGCATCCATTTACGCGTGAGTTGTGGGGTAAGTATTGGACATTTGCTCACAATGGTCAGTTGTCAGATTATCAGGATTTACATACAGGTCGGCACCGTCCGGTAGGTCAAACTGACAGTGAACTGGCGTTTTGTTGGTTGTTAAAGCAGATGGAAGATCGATACCCAGAGCCTCCAGAGGATATGGCGTCGGTTTTTGTCTATGTTGCGAAGTGCTGTGATCAACTGAAAGATAAGGGCGTATTTAACATGCTGCTGAGTGACGGTGAGTTTGTCATGACGTATTGCACCAATCACCTGTATTGGATTACGCGACGAGCTCCTTTTGGTAAAGCGGCATTACTGGATGAAGATGTTGAAATCAACTTCCAGGAAGAAACAACACCAAATGACGTTGTGTCTGTGATCGCGACTCAGCCGCTGACCGGTAATGAAGCATGGCAGCGAATGAAGCCAGGCGAATATGGTCTGTTTCATTTAGGTGAGTTGGTTGATGGTAATGCAGCAGCGCTGAAAGACGTCGCATTCGCGCCAAAGAAAGTAGCCAGCCAGGCTCCGACGGAACCGTTAGAATAA
- the lpcA gene encoding D-sedoheptulose 7-phosphate isomerase, which translates to MYQDLIKSELNEAAEVLNKFLSDDHNIAQIEAAAKLIADSFKQEGKVLSCGNGGSHCDAMHFAEELTGRYRDNRPGYAGIAISDPSHLSCVSNDFGYDFVFSRYVEAVGRKGDVLFGLSTSGNSGNILKAIEAAKAKGMKTIALTGKDGGKMAGLADVEIRVPHFGYADRIQEVHIKIIHIVIQLIEKEME; encoded by the coding sequence ATGTACCAAGATCTGATTAAAAGTGAGTTAAACGAAGCTGCTGAAGTGCTCAACAAATTTTTAAGCGATGACCATAACATTGCTCAAATTGAAGCCGCTGCGAAATTGATTGCTGATTCTTTTAAACAAGAAGGCAAGGTGCTGTCATGTGGTAATGGTGGTTCACACTGTGATGCAATGCATTTCGCTGAAGAGCTGACAGGTCGTTACCGTGATAACCGTCCGGGTTATGCTGGTATTGCGATTTCTGACCCAAGCCACCTTTCTTGTGTGAGTAACGATTTTGGTTACGACTTTGTCTTTTCTCGCTATGTTGAAGCAGTCGGTCGTAAAGGCGATGTGCTGTTTGGTTTATCGACATCTGGTAACTCAGGCAATATTCTTAAAGCCATTGAAGCCGCGAAAGCAAAAGGCATGAAGACCATTGCACTGACAGGTAAAGACGGTGGTAAAATGGCAGGTTTGGCAGACGTTGAAATTCGTGTGCCTCATTTTGGCTACGCTGATCGTATTCAGGAAGTACATATTAAAATTATTCACATCGTCATTCAGTTGATTGAAAAAGAGATGGAATAA
- the fadE gene encoding acyl-CoA dehydrogenase FadE yields MDILLSIVAMTIVLGITLYHRMSLVKSVSLLTAAMLVLTIAGSAGFIGWAIYILAIAVFAVSGIRQSLISRKALAVFKKVLPAMSQTEKEALDAGTVWWEAELFKGKPEWKKLHAIQAPKLSAEEQAFLDGPVNEVCAMVNDFQVTHELADLPPEVWQYLKDHKFFAMIIKKKYGGLEFSAYAQSLVLQKLTGVSGVLSSTVGVPNSLGPGELLQHYGTEEQKDYYLPRLAEGKEIPCFALTSPEAGSDAGSIPDYGVVCKGQWEGKEVLGMRLTWNKRYITLAPVATVLGLAFKLRDPQGLLGDKEDLGITCALIPTNVKGVEIGNRHFPLNVPFQNGPTRGKDIFVPIDFIIGGEKMAGQGWRMLVECLSVGRGITLPSNSTGGIKTAALATGAYSRIRRQFKQPIGHMEGIEEPLARIGGNAYVMDAASNLTVAGIDLGEKPSVISAIVKYHCTHRGQQSIIDAMDIVGGKGICIGPSNFLARGYQGSPIAVTVEGANILTRSMIIFGQGAIRCHPYVLEEMNAAYSDASDAVEKFDKALAGHVSFTMSNLVRSIWFGLSDGLGSSAPTKDATKRYYQQLNRYSANLALLSDISMAVLGGSLKRKERLSARLGDILSQLYLSSAALKRFEQDGRPVEDLPLVHWALQDSLKQAETAVDEFLANFPNKVIARTLRVLIMPFGRVRKAPSDKLDSKVARILQTPSATRSRIGRGQYLAPTEHNPAGKIELALSVILQAEPVFDKVCKAQGKRRPFLRLDMIAEEGLEQGIISQEEAELLREAEQHRLDTINVDDFEPEQLAAKPNYPHMDSVA; encoded by the coding sequence ATGGACATCTTGCTTTCAATCGTTGCGATGACAATCGTCTTAGGCATTACGCTCTATCACCGAATGTCACTCGTAAAATCCGTCAGCCTTCTAACTGCTGCCATGTTAGTGCTGACCATCGCTGGTTCTGCAGGCTTTATTGGCTGGGCTATTTACATCCTTGCCATCGCCGTATTTGCTGTATCAGGTATTCGTCAATCTCTTATCAGTCGTAAGGCTTTAGCTGTTTTCAAAAAAGTCCTTCCGGCGATGTCTCAAACCGAGAAAGAAGCCTTAGATGCAGGTACGGTCTGGTGGGAAGCAGAATTATTTAAGGGTAAACCTGAATGGAAAAAGCTGCATGCGATTCAGGCTCCTAAGCTGAGTGCGGAAGAGCAGGCTTTCCTTGATGGTCCTGTTAATGAAGTCTGTGCCATGGTCAACGACTTTCAGGTAACGCATGAGCTTGCGGATTTGCCACCAGAAGTCTGGCAATACCTAAAAGACCACAAATTCTTTGCCATGATCATCAAGAAAAAATACGGCGGTCTGGAGTTTTCTGCTTACGCGCAATCACTGGTATTGCAAAAGCTGACCGGTGTTTCTGGCGTGCTTTCTTCTACCGTTGGCGTACCTAACTCTCTGGGTCCGGGCGAGCTACTGCAACATTACGGTACAGAAGAGCAAAAAGATTACTATTTACCTCGACTGGCAGAAGGTAAAGAGATCCCATGTTTTGCTTTAACCAGCCCAGAAGCGGGTTCCGATGCGGGCTCTATCCCAGACTATGGTGTGGTGTGTAAAGGTCAATGGGAAGGCAAAGAAGTACTCGGCATGCGCCTGACCTGGAATAAGCGTTACATCACGCTTGCTCCTGTGGCAACTGTTCTGGGTCTTGCATTTAAACTGCGCGATCCACAAGGACTGCTAGGTGATAAAGAAGACTTGGGTATCACATGTGCACTGATCCCAACCAATGTTAAAGGCGTTGAAATCGGAAATCGTCACTTCCCTCTTAACGTCCCTTTCCAGAATGGCCCAACACGCGGTAAAGATATCTTCGTTCCTATCGATTTCATTATCGGTGGTGAGAAGATGGCAGGCCAAGGATGGCGAATGCTAGTTGAGTGTCTATCGGTTGGTCGTGGTATCACACTTCCTTCAAACTCAACGGGTGGCATTAAAACAGCTGCACTGGCAACCGGCGCATACTCGCGTATTCGTCGTCAGTTCAAACAGCCTATCGGCCACATGGAAGGCATCGAAGAGCCTTTGGCACGTATTGGTGGTAACGCCTACGTAATGGATGCTGCGAGCAACTTAACAGTTGCTGGTATCGACCTTGGCGAGAAACCGTCTGTTATTTCTGCCATCGTGAAGTACCACTGTACCCACCGTGGTCAACAGAGCATCATTGATGCCATGGATATTGTCGGTGGTAAAGGCATCTGTATTGGTCCGTCAAACTTCCTCGCTCGTGGCTACCAAGGTTCACCTATTGCGGTGACCGTAGAAGGTGCAAATATTCTGACTCGCTCAATGATCATCTTTGGTCAGGGTGCCATTCGTTGTCACCCATACGTACTCGAAGAGATGAACGCGGCCTACTCTGATGCAAGTGATGCCGTCGAAAAATTTGATAAGGCACTGGCAGGTCACGTGAGCTTCACCATGAGTAACCTTGTACGCAGTATTTGGTTTGGCTTGAGTGATGGTTTGGGTTCATCCGCGCCAACCAAAGACGCGACCAAACGTTACTACCAACAACTTAACCGTTACAGCGCTAACTTAGCACTTCTGTCTGATATTTCGATGGCAGTGCTTGGCGGCTCATTGAAACGTAAAGAGCGTTTATCTGCTCGTCTTGGTGACATCCTTAGCCAACTTTACTTAAGTTCAGCAGCGCTAAAACGCTTTGAACAAGATGGCCGTCCAGTTGAAGATTTACCTTTGGTTCACTGGGCTCTGCAAGACAGCTTGAAGCAAGCAGAAACCGCCGTTGATGAGTTTTTGGCTAACTTCCCGAACAAAGTCATTGCTCGCACGCTGCGCGTATTAATCATGCCGTTTGGTCGTGTACGCAAAGCGCCAAGCGACAAGCTCGACAGCAAAGTCGCGCGTATTTTGCAAACACCTAGCGCAACGCGTTCGCGCATTGGTCGTGGTCAGTATCTGGCACCAACAGAACATAACCCGGCAGGTAAGATTGAATTAGCATTGTCTGTGATTCTTCAAGCCGAGCCAGTATTCGACAAAGTGTGTAAAGCGCAAGGCAAACGTCGTCCGTTCTTACGTCTGGATATGATTGCGGAAGAAGGGCTAGAGCAAGGCATTATTAGTCAGGAAGAAGCGGAACTTCTCAGAGAAGCGGAGCAGCACCGTTTAGATACCATTAATGTCGATGACTTTGAGCCAGAGCAATTGGCGGCAAAGCCGAATTATCCTCACATGGACAGCGTCGCCTAA
- a CDS encoding SulP family inorganic anion transporter: MAKKLFSQWFPGLVQLKHYQREWFTNDFRAAFSVVAVALPVAIAYAQLTGVSAVVGLYSCVLPMLVYALMGTSRQLIVGPDAATCAVIAAVVTPLAAGDPTKHWQLVMTMTAMTGIWCVVASRFKLGIFADFLSRPILLGLLNGVALTIIVSQFAKVVGWRYEQRYLLERLWEAPQRLTEVHWPTVSLSIATVVVYLVTKRFRPAWPAAMLAILVTTGSVWLLHLQDMGVSVVGITQGGFPQFQAPKFELGEVRELVVPALNLAIVSFVSMMLTARSFAAKNGYDIDANKEFRALGFANIASAFSQGFAISGADSRTAVNDANGGKSQLVSIIAALTIAVIAIFIYEPLQFIPIASLGVVLIIASLSLLDLKAIWTLRQRDKDAFNLAGITFVSVLVIGVIPGITLAVLLGLFQFLRIVMRPSDQILGLDEKGTIRTVDGTGKATPIPGMVIYRFNSPLTYFNAPYFKRRVLEQAEHTKDVSCVVVDAVSSFTHLDLSVMATLSDLHEMLKKRGIRLILAGRKRRLRQWCDLTGISTSDGGILLRADMYLAIKLSGCYISAVGEGQVPAVQKEPDLEQTPKPIPEVA, from the coding sequence GTGGCCAAAAAATTATTCTCGCAGTGGTTCCCTGGCCTCGTTCAGCTTAAGCATTATCAACGTGAATGGTTCACTAATGACTTTCGAGCCGCTTTTTCTGTCGTTGCCGTCGCCTTACCTGTCGCCATCGCTTATGCACAACTAACCGGTGTTTCTGCTGTTGTCGGCCTCTATTCATGTGTGTTGCCGATGTTGGTTTATGCCTTGATGGGGACTTCTCGACAACTCATTGTTGGCCCTGATGCCGCTACCTGTGCGGTGATTGCTGCTGTTGTCACTCCGCTTGCAGCTGGCGACCCAACCAAACACTGGCAGTTAGTGATGACCATGACAGCCATGACGGGCATTTGGTGTGTCGTGGCGAGCCGATTTAAATTAGGGATTTTTGCGGATTTTCTCTCCCGCCCTATTCTGCTTGGATTACTTAACGGTGTTGCACTGACCATCATTGTCAGCCAATTCGCTAAAGTTGTCGGCTGGAGATACGAACAGCGCTACCTATTGGAACGTTTATGGGAAGCGCCTCAACGCTTAACCGAAGTTCACTGGCCTACCGTCTCGTTAAGTATTGCCACTGTCGTCGTTTATCTGGTCACCAAACGTTTTCGCCCCGCTTGGCCAGCAGCGATGCTCGCAATACTGGTTACAACAGGCTCGGTTTGGCTACTCCATTTACAAGACATGGGTGTGTCGGTGGTGGGCATTACTCAGGGTGGGTTCCCTCAATTTCAAGCACCAAAGTTTGAACTCGGTGAAGTGCGTGAACTGGTGGTCCCTGCATTGAACCTTGCTATTGTCAGCTTTGTAAGCATGATGCTCACCGCACGTAGCTTCGCAGCAAAAAATGGCTATGACATTGATGCAAACAAAGAATTCAGAGCATTAGGATTTGCCAATATAGCGTCGGCATTTTCACAAGGTTTTGCTATCAGTGGTGCCGACTCTCGGACGGCAGTCAACGATGCCAATGGCGGCAAATCACAGTTGGTCTCTATTATTGCCGCACTGACTATTGCGGTCATCGCGATCTTTATTTATGAGCCTTTACAGTTTATCCCTATCGCTTCACTTGGCGTAGTATTGATCATCGCTTCATTATCGTTACTCGACCTCAAAGCGATATGGACATTACGCCAGCGCGACAAAGATGCCTTCAACCTAGCAGGCATCACCTTCGTATCCGTATTGGTTATTGGGGTGATTCCGGGGATTACACTAGCGGTGCTGTTGGGGCTATTTCAATTTTTGCGGATTGTCATGCGCCCGAGCGATCAAATCCTTGGTTTGGATGAGAAAGGCACAATACGAACTGTCGATGGCACAGGTAAAGCAACTCCGATACCAGGGATGGTGATTTACCGGTTTAACTCGCCACTGACGTATTTTAACGCCCCTTATTTTAAACGCCGGGTATTGGAACAAGCAGAACATACAAAAGACGTCAGTTGCGTAGTGGTAGACGCCGTATCCAGCTTTACTCACCTTGATTTAAGCGTGATGGCAACCCTGTCAGATCTTCATGAAATGCTGAAAAAACGCGGCATACGATTGATTCTTGCTGGTCGAAAACGCCGCTTACGCCAATGGTGTGATCTAACGGGCATCAGCACCAGCGATGGAGGCATCTTATTGCGTGCCGATATGTATCTCGCCATCAAACTCAGCGGATGCTACATCAGCGCTGTGGGTGAAGGGCAAGTTCCAGCCGTACAAAAAGAACCCGATTTGGAACAAACTCCGAAGCCGATTCCCGAAGTGGCTTAG
- a CDS encoding TIGR03503 family protein, translating into MLRALSVAILAIWSCLASAASESTMSLLDNRFRVDPSIEQITFLVHREQSSQPVVLVRPDGKKYYAWGSYDNIRWYQEPALDIVSIDQPMPGPWQAVGKVTPKNNIRLISHLKLSTDAFPNHLYHGEALKFTSRLTSDDKPLVLRDFLDRVNLQVTFTKFVENEDELINEERPVPLVIGDFQDDGRDLDEQAGDGVFTVQLPIEVQPGKYRARIVSGNGVFLRAEEQVVLVYPNPISRTFIQSREQNQPHQLVVSGEQGMIAPGSLLVSVEKSAPDGFKSYGQGQVSQDGLKATLNLDNDPELGKYSWQGVIFATDFATQRPLIFPIQEQTFSVVDDVDLEAARKAKEAELAEQHRIETEKRILAEREAERKRSLLMIAVGNVVMLIIGILVWLIWRKLKAKREAIPEMQLQMPKN; encoded by the coding sequence ATGCTCAGGGCTTTGTCGGTTGCTATCCTGGCAATCTGGAGTTGTCTTGCGAGTGCCGCGAGTGAATCTACGATGTCTTTGTTAGATAATCGCTTTCGTGTCGATCCTAGTATCGAGCAAATCACATTTCTGGTCCATCGTGAGCAAAGTTCTCAACCCGTTGTCTTAGTTCGTCCTGACGGTAAAAAATACTATGCTTGGGGCTCCTACGATAATATTCGCTGGTATCAGGAGCCTGCACTGGATATTGTCTCGATCGATCAGCCGATGCCGGGTCCATGGCAAGCGGTGGGTAAAGTCACGCCTAAGAACAACATTCGTTTAATTTCTCATTTGAAGTTAAGCACTGACGCTTTTCCGAATCATCTCTATCACGGTGAAGCACTCAAATTTACCTCACGACTGACTTCAGACGACAAGCCTCTGGTGTTAAGAGATTTTCTCGACCGAGTTAATTTACAGGTCACCTTTACCAAGTTTGTTGAAAACGAAGATGAGCTGATTAACGAGGAGCGACCAGTTCCATTAGTGATTGGTGATTTCCAGGATGACGGCCGAGATTTGGATGAGCAAGCTGGTGACGGTGTATTCACCGTTCAGCTGCCAATTGAAGTTCAACCGGGAAAATATCGTGCACGTATTGTCTCTGGGAATGGCGTCTTCTTGCGTGCTGAAGAGCAGGTAGTGCTTGTATATCCGAATCCTATTTCTCGTACCTTTATTCAATCTCGTGAACAAAACCAACCTCATCAGCTGGTGGTCAGTGGCGAGCAAGGCATGATTGCGCCTGGTTCACTCCTGGTAAGTGTGGAAAAAAGTGCGCCCGATGGTTTTAAGAGTTATGGCCAAGGTCAAGTTTCTCAAGACGGTCTGAAAGCGACATTGAATTTGGATAATGACCCTGAGCTAGGTAAATACTCTTGGCAAGGCGTTATCTTTGCGACGGATTTTGCCACTCAACGTCCTCTGATTTTCCCAATTCAGGAGCAGACATTCAGTGTCGTTGATGACGTTGATTTGGAGGCCGCGCGTAAAGCCAAAGAAGCCGAACTTGCCGAGCAGCACCGAATCGAGACAGAAAAGCGCATCCTTGCTGAACGAGAAGCAGAACGTAAGCGTAGTCTACTAATGATCGCGGTAGGTAACGTCGTGATGTTAATTATCGGTATCTTAGTTTGGCTGATATGGCGCAAGCTAAAAGCTAAAAGAGAAGCCATTCCTGAAATGCAGCTGCAAATGCCAAAGAATTAG
- the dnaQ gene encoding DNA polymerase III subunit epsilon — MNTSSNSEYNRIVVLDTETTGMNQEGGPHYMGHRIIEIGAVEIINRKLTGRHFHVYLKPDREIQAEAVGVHGITDEFLVDKPEYASVHQEFIDFIKGAELVAHNAPFDTGFMDYEFEMLDPNIGKTDDFCKVTDTLAMAKKIFPGKRNNLDILCERYGIDNSHRTLHGALLDAEILADVYLLMTGGQTSLEFNANKQEGGVESVRRVEGRKALKVLRASADEIDAHQKRLELVNDSIWLQ; from the coding sequence ATGAATACCAGCAGCAATTCTGAATATAATCGCATTGTGGTTCTCGATACCGAAACCACGGGTATGAACCAAGAAGGCGGTCCTCACTACATGGGGCACCGTATTATTGAGATCGGAGCCGTGGAGATCATTAACCGCAAGTTGACCGGGCGTCACTTTCACGTTTATCTAAAGCCTGATCGTGAAATTCAGGCAGAAGCGGTTGGGGTTCACGGTATTACCGATGAATTCTTAGTTGATAAACCTGAGTACGCCAGTGTGCACCAAGAGTTTATCGACTTCATCAAAGGGGCCGAGCTGGTTGCCCACAACGCGCCCTTCGATACCGGCTTTATGGACTACGAGTTTGAAATGCTCGATCCGAATATCGGTAAAACAGATGATTTCTGTAAGGTAACCGATACCCTTGCCATGGCGAAGAAGATCTTCCCGGGCAAGCGAAATAACCTCGATATCTTATGTGAACGTTACGGCATTGATAACTCGCACCGTACACTCCACGGGGCTTTGCTCGATGCGGAGATTCTGGCTGACGTTTACCTATTGATGACTGGTGGGCAAACAAGCCTTGAGTTTAACGCCAACAAGCAAGAAGGAGGCGTAGAAAGCGTTCGCCGGGTCGAGGGAAGAAAAGCGCTAAAGGTTTTGCGAGCAAGTGCCGATGAAATAGATGCGCACCAGAAAAGGTTAGAGCTGGTGAACGACAGTATTTGGCTTCAATAG